From a region of the Oncorhynchus tshawytscha isolate Ot180627B linkage group LG14, Otsh_v2.0, whole genome shotgun sequence genome:
- the LOC112267161 gene encoding SH3 domain-binding glutamic acid-rich protein isoform X20 — MVIKVFLASSSGSTAIKKKQQDVLGFLEALKVDYAPLDIACNEDNRMWMRENVPVEKKPTNGIPLPPQIFNEESYCGDYETFFDAKEDNAVYAFLGLPPPPGSKEAKEAYLLENGPVENGTIVNGTDDAEDEENLEAEEENIDDDTLKREVPMEECNRDEHTEEVEAEVGGETGEEAAEEAAEEKVAEEKEAVKDTEESLENTKAPVKEEEAQEEAEDEEAKQEEEDE, encoded by the exons ATCAAAAAGAAGCAACAGGATGTGCTTGGGTTCCTGGAGGCCCTGAAAGTGGACTACGCTCCATTGGACATTGCCTGCAATGAGGACAACCGCATGTGGATGAGGGAAAATGTCCCTGTGGAGAAAAAGCCCACCAACGGGATCCCTCTACCCCCTCAGATCTTCAACGAAGAGAGCTACTGTGGG GACTACGAGACATTCTTTGATGCTAAAGAAGACAATGCGGTATATGCCTTCCTGGGTCTGCCACCTCCTCCAGGTTCCAAG GAAGCGAAAGAGGCATATCTCCTTGAAAATGGGCCTGTTGAGAATGGAACCATTGTAAATGGAACTGATGATGCTGAGGATGAAGAGAACCTTGAAGCTGAGGAGGAGAACATTGATGATGACACACTA AAAAGAGAGGTTCCGATGgaggagtgcaatagagatgaaCACACAGAGGAGGTGGAAGCAGAGgtgggaggagaaacaggagaggaagCAGCAGAAGAGGCCGCAGAAGAGAAGGTGGCAGAGGAGAAGGAGGCAGTCAAAGACACAGAGGAATCCTTAGAGAACACT AAGGCCCCCGTGAAGGAGGAAGAAGCCCAG gaggaagcagaggatgaagaggcTAAG
- the LOC112267161 gene encoding SH3 domain-binding glutamic acid-rich protein isoform X17, protein MVIKVFLASSSGSTAIKKKQQDVLGFLEALKVDYAPLDIACNEDNRMWMRENVPVEKKPTNGIPLPPQIFNEESYCGDYETFFDAKEDNAVYAFLGLPPPPGSKEAKEAYLLENGPVENGTIVNGTDDAEDEENLEAEEENIDDDTLKREVPMEECNRDEHTEEVEAEVGGETGEEAAEEAAEEKVAEEKEAVKDTEESLENTKAPVKEEEAQEEAEDEEAKGEDDQPVSEQEEEDE, encoded by the exons ATCAAAAAGAAGCAACAGGATGTGCTTGGGTTCCTGGAGGCCCTGAAAGTGGACTACGCTCCATTGGACATTGCCTGCAATGAGGACAACCGCATGTGGATGAGGGAAAATGTCCCTGTGGAGAAAAAGCCCACCAACGGGATCCCTCTACCCCCTCAGATCTTCAACGAAGAGAGCTACTGTGGG GACTACGAGACATTCTTTGATGCTAAAGAAGACAATGCGGTATATGCCTTCCTGGGTCTGCCACCTCCTCCAGGTTCCAAG GAAGCGAAAGAGGCATATCTCCTTGAAAATGGGCCTGTTGAGAATGGAACCATTGTAAATGGAACTGATGATGCTGAGGATGAAGAGAACCTTGAAGCTGAGGAGGAGAACATTGATGATGACACACTA AAAAGAGAGGTTCCGATGgaggagtgcaatagagatgaaCACACAGAGGAGGTGGAAGCAGAGgtgggaggagaaacaggagaggaagCAGCAGAAGAGGCCGCAGAAGAGAAGGTGGCAGAGGAGAAGGAGGCAGTCAAAGACACAGAGGAATCCTTAGAGAACACT AAGGCCCCCGTGAAGGAGGAAGAAGCCCAG gaggaagcagaggatgaagaggcTAAG GGAGAAGATGATCAGCCGGTTTCTGAG
- the LOC112267161 gene encoding SH3 domain-binding glutamic acid-rich protein isoform X14 produces MVIKVFLASSSGSTAIKKKQQDVLGFLEALKVDYAPLDIACNEDNRMWMRENVPVEKKPTNGIPLPPQIFNEESYCGDYETFFDAKEDNAVYAFLGLPPPPGSKEAKEAYLLENGPVENGTIVNGTDDAEDEENLEAEEENIDDDTLKREVPMEECNRDEHTEEVEAEVGGETGEEAAEEAAEEKVAEEKEAVKDTEESLENTKAPVKEEEAQEEAEDEEAKGEDDQPVSEEEEELRQLEEEEDE; encoded by the exons ATCAAAAAGAAGCAACAGGATGTGCTTGGGTTCCTGGAGGCCCTGAAAGTGGACTACGCTCCATTGGACATTGCCTGCAATGAGGACAACCGCATGTGGATGAGGGAAAATGTCCCTGTGGAGAAAAAGCCCACCAACGGGATCCCTCTACCCCCTCAGATCTTCAACGAAGAGAGCTACTGTGGG GACTACGAGACATTCTTTGATGCTAAAGAAGACAATGCGGTATATGCCTTCCTGGGTCTGCCACCTCCTCCAGGTTCCAAG GAAGCGAAAGAGGCATATCTCCTTGAAAATGGGCCTGTTGAGAATGGAACCATTGTAAATGGAACTGATGATGCTGAGGATGAAGAGAACCTTGAAGCTGAGGAGGAGAACATTGATGATGACACACTA AAAAGAGAGGTTCCGATGgaggagtgcaatagagatgaaCACACAGAGGAGGTGGAAGCAGAGgtgggaggagaaacaggagaggaagCAGCAGAAGAGGCCGCAGAAGAGAAGGTGGCAGAGGAGAAGGAGGCAGTCAAAGACACAGAGGAATCCTTAGAGAACACT AAGGCCCCCGTGAAGGAGGAAGAAGCCCAG gaggaagcagaggatgaagaggcTAAG GGAGAAGATGATCAGCCGGTTTCTGAG GAGGAAGAAGAGCTGCGACAGCTTGAG
- the LOC112267161 gene encoding SH3 domain-binding glutamic acid-rich protein isoform X11, translated as MVIKVFLASSSGSTAIKKKQQDVLGFLEALKVDYAPLDIACNEDNRMWMRENVPVEKKPTNGIPLPPQIFNEESYCGDYETFFDAKEDNAVYAFLGLPPPPGSKEAKEAYLLENGPVENGTIVNGTDDAEDEENLEAEEENIDDDTLKREVPMEECNRDEHTEEVEAEVGGETGEEAAEEAAEEKVAEEKEAVKDTEESLENTKAPVKEEEAQEEAEDEEAKGEDDQPVSEVSYGGISLCLDAFHLSP; from the exons ATCAAAAAGAAGCAACAGGATGTGCTTGGGTTCCTGGAGGCCCTGAAAGTGGACTACGCTCCATTGGACATTGCCTGCAATGAGGACAACCGCATGTGGATGAGGGAAAATGTCCCTGTGGAGAAAAAGCCCACCAACGGGATCCCTCTACCCCCTCAGATCTTCAACGAAGAGAGCTACTGTGGG GACTACGAGACATTCTTTGATGCTAAAGAAGACAATGCGGTATATGCCTTCCTGGGTCTGCCACCTCCTCCAGGTTCCAAG GAAGCGAAAGAGGCATATCTCCTTGAAAATGGGCCTGTTGAGAATGGAACCATTGTAAATGGAACTGATGATGCTGAGGATGAAGAGAACCTTGAAGCTGAGGAGGAGAACATTGATGATGACACACTA AAAAGAGAGGTTCCGATGgaggagtgcaatagagatgaaCACACAGAGGAGGTGGAAGCAGAGgtgggaggagaaacaggagaggaagCAGCAGAAGAGGCCGCAGAAGAGAAGGTGGCAGAGGAGAAGGAGGCAGTCAAAGACACAGAGGAATCCTTAGAGAACACT AAGGCCCCCGTGAAGGAGGAAGAAGCCCAG gaggaagcagaggatgaagaggcTAAG GGAGAAGATGATCAGCCGGTTTCTGAG GTCTCCTATGGAGGGATTTCTCTATGTTTGGATGCATTTCATCTTAGTCCTTGA
- the LOC112267161 gene encoding SH3 domain-binding glutamic acid-rich protein isoform X9 produces MVIKVFLASSSGSTAIKKKQQDVLGFLEALKVDYAPLDIACNEDNRMWMRENVPVEKKPTNGIPLPPQIFNEESYCGDYETFFDAKEDNAVYAFLGLPPPPGSKEAKEAYLLENGPVENGTIVNGTDDAEDEENLEAEEENIDDDTLKREVPMEECNRDEHTEEVEAEVGGETGEEAAEEAAEEKVAEEKEAVKDTEESLENTKAPVKEEEAQEEAEDEEAKGEDDQPVSEEEEELRQLEEEEAPEEEEDE; encoded by the exons ATCAAAAAGAAGCAACAGGATGTGCTTGGGTTCCTGGAGGCCCTGAAAGTGGACTACGCTCCATTGGACATTGCCTGCAATGAGGACAACCGCATGTGGATGAGGGAAAATGTCCCTGTGGAGAAAAAGCCCACCAACGGGATCCCTCTACCCCCTCAGATCTTCAACGAAGAGAGCTACTGTGGG GACTACGAGACATTCTTTGATGCTAAAGAAGACAATGCGGTATATGCCTTCCTGGGTCTGCCACCTCCTCCAGGTTCCAAG GAAGCGAAAGAGGCATATCTCCTTGAAAATGGGCCTGTTGAGAATGGAACCATTGTAAATGGAACTGATGATGCTGAGGATGAAGAGAACCTTGAAGCTGAGGAGGAGAACATTGATGATGACACACTA AAAAGAGAGGTTCCGATGgaggagtgcaatagagatgaaCACACAGAGGAGGTGGAAGCAGAGgtgggaggagaaacaggagaggaagCAGCAGAAGAGGCCGCAGAAGAGAAGGTGGCAGAGGAGAAGGAGGCAGTCAAAGACACAGAGGAATCCTTAGAGAACACT AAGGCCCCCGTGAAGGAGGAAGAAGCCCAG gaggaagcagaggatgaagaggcTAAG GGAGAAGATGATCAGCCGGTTTCTGAG GAGGAAGAAGAGCTGCGACAGCTTGAG GAAGAAGAGGCCCCAGAG
- the LOC112267161 gene encoding SH3 domain-binding glutamic acid-rich protein isoform X8 has translation MVIKVFLASSSGSTAIKKKQQDVLGFLEALKVDYAPLDIACNEDNRMWMRENVPVEKKPTNGIPLPPQIFNEESYCGDYETFFDAKEDNAVYAFLGLPPPPGSKEAKEAYLLENGPVENGTIVNGTDDAEDEENLEAEEENIDDDTLKREVPMEECNRDEHTEEVEAEVGGETGEEAAEEAAEEKVAEEKEAVKDTEESLENTKAPVKEEEAQEEAEDEEAKGEDDQPVSEEEEELRQLEEEEAPEQEEEDE, from the exons ATCAAAAAGAAGCAACAGGATGTGCTTGGGTTCCTGGAGGCCCTGAAAGTGGACTACGCTCCATTGGACATTGCCTGCAATGAGGACAACCGCATGTGGATGAGGGAAAATGTCCCTGTGGAGAAAAAGCCCACCAACGGGATCCCTCTACCCCCTCAGATCTTCAACGAAGAGAGCTACTGTGGG GACTACGAGACATTCTTTGATGCTAAAGAAGACAATGCGGTATATGCCTTCCTGGGTCTGCCACCTCCTCCAGGTTCCAAG GAAGCGAAAGAGGCATATCTCCTTGAAAATGGGCCTGTTGAGAATGGAACCATTGTAAATGGAACTGATGATGCTGAGGATGAAGAGAACCTTGAAGCTGAGGAGGAGAACATTGATGATGACACACTA AAAAGAGAGGTTCCGATGgaggagtgcaatagagatgaaCACACAGAGGAGGTGGAAGCAGAGgtgggaggagaaacaggagaggaagCAGCAGAAGAGGCCGCAGAAGAGAAGGTGGCAGAGGAGAAGGAGGCAGTCAAAGACACAGAGGAATCCTTAGAGAACACT AAGGCCCCCGTGAAGGAGGAAGAAGCCCAG gaggaagcagaggatgaagaggcTAAG GGAGAAGATGATCAGCCGGTTTCTGAG GAGGAAGAAGAGCTGCGACAGCTTGAG GAAGAAGAGGCCCCAGAG
- the LOC112267161 gene encoding SH3 domain-binding glutamic acid-rich protein isoform X16, with the protein MVIKVFLASSSGSTAIKKKQQDVLGFLEALKVDYAPLDIACNEDNRMWMRENVPVEKKPTNGIPLPPQIFNEESYCGDYETFFDAKEDNAVYAFLGLPPPPGSKEAKEAYLLENGPVENGTIVNGTDDAEDEENLEAEEENIDDDTLKREVPMEECNRDEHTEEVEAEVGGETGEEAAEEAAEEKVAEEKEAVKDTEESLENTKAPVKEEEAQEEAEDEEAKGEDDQPVSEEEEAPEEEEDE; encoded by the exons ATCAAAAAGAAGCAACAGGATGTGCTTGGGTTCCTGGAGGCCCTGAAAGTGGACTACGCTCCATTGGACATTGCCTGCAATGAGGACAACCGCATGTGGATGAGGGAAAATGTCCCTGTGGAGAAAAAGCCCACCAACGGGATCCCTCTACCCCCTCAGATCTTCAACGAAGAGAGCTACTGTGGG GACTACGAGACATTCTTTGATGCTAAAGAAGACAATGCGGTATATGCCTTCCTGGGTCTGCCACCTCCTCCAGGTTCCAAG GAAGCGAAAGAGGCATATCTCCTTGAAAATGGGCCTGTTGAGAATGGAACCATTGTAAATGGAACTGATGATGCTGAGGATGAAGAGAACCTTGAAGCTGAGGAGGAGAACATTGATGATGACACACTA AAAAGAGAGGTTCCGATGgaggagtgcaatagagatgaaCACACAGAGGAGGTGGAAGCAGAGgtgggaggagaaacaggagaggaagCAGCAGAAGAGGCCGCAGAAGAGAAGGTGGCAGAGGAGAAGGAGGCAGTCAAAGACACAGAGGAATCCTTAGAGAACACT AAGGCCCCCGTGAAGGAGGAAGAAGCCCAG gaggaagcagaggatgaagaggcTAAG GGAGAAGATGATCAGCCGGTTTCTGAG GAAGAAGAGGCCCCAGAG
- the LOC112267161 gene encoding SH3 domain-binding glutamic acid-rich protein isoform X15 yields MVIKVFLASSSGSTAIKKKQQDVLGFLEALKVDYAPLDIACNEDNRMWMRENVPVEKKPTNGIPLPPQIFNEESYCGDYETFFDAKEDNAVYAFLGLPPPPGSKEAKEAYLLENGPVENGTIVNGTDDAEDEENLEAEEENIDDDTLKREVPMEECNRDEHTEEVEAEVGGETGEEAAEEAAEEKVAEEKEAVKDTEESLENTKAPVKEEEAQEEAEDEEAKGEDDQPVSEEEEAPEQEEEDE; encoded by the exons ATCAAAAAGAAGCAACAGGATGTGCTTGGGTTCCTGGAGGCCCTGAAAGTGGACTACGCTCCATTGGACATTGCCTGCAATGAGGACAACCGCATGTGGATGAGGGAAAATGTCCCTGTGGAGAAAAAGCCCACCAACGGGATCCCTCTACCCCCTCAGATCTTCAACGAAGAGAGCTACTGTGGG GACTACGAGACATTCTTTGATGCTAAAGAAGACAATGCGGTATATGCCTTCCTGGGTCTGCCACCTCCTCCAGGTTCCAAG GAAGCGAAAGAGGCATATCTCCTTGAAAATGGGCCTGTTGAGAATGGAACCATTGTAAATGGAACTGATGATGCTGAGGATGAAGAGAACCTTGAAGCTGAGGAGGAGAACATTGATGATGACACACTA AAAAGAGAGGTTCCGATGgaggagtgcaatagagatgaaCACACAGAGGAGGTGGAAGCAGAGgtgggaggagaaacaggagaggaagCAGCAGAAGAGGCCGCAGAAGAGAAGGTGGCAGAGGAGAAGGAGGCAGTCAAAGACACAGAGGAATCCTTAGAGAACACT AAGGCCCCCGTGAAGGAGGAAGAAGCCCAG gaggaagcagaggatgaagaggcTAAG GGAGAAGATGATCAGCCGGTTTCTGAG GAAGAAGAGGCCCCAGAG
- the LOC112267161 gene encoding SH3 domain-binding glutamic acid-rich protein isoform X13 produces the protein MVIKVFLASSSGSTAIKKKQQDVLGFLEALKVDYAPLDIACNEDNRMWMRENVPVEKKPTNGIPLPPQIFNEESYCGDYETFFDAKEDNAVYAFLGLPPPPGSKEAKEAYLLENGPVENGTIVNGTDDAEDEENLEAEEENIDDDTLKREVPMEECNRDEHTEEVEAEVGGETGEEAAEEAAEEKVAEEKEAVKDTEESLENTKAPVKEEEAQEEAEDEEAKGEDDQPVSEEEEELRQLEQEEEDE, from the exons ATCAAAAAGAAGCAACAGGATGTGCTTGGGTTCCTGGAGGCCCTGAAAGTGGACTACGCTCCATTGGACATTGCCTGCAATGAGGACAACCGCATGTGGATGAGGGAAAATGTCCCTGTGGAGAAAAAGCCCACCAACGGGATCCCTCTACCCCCTCAGATCTTCAACGAAGAGAGCTACTGTGGG GACTACGAGACATTCTTTGATGCTAAAGAAGACAATGCGGTATATGCCTTCCTGGGTCTGCCACCTCCTCCAGGTTCCAAG GAAGCGAAAGAGGCATATCTCCTTGAAAATGGGCCTGTTGAGAATGGAACCATTGTAAATGGAACTGATGATGCTGAGGATGAAGAGAACCTTGAAGCTGAGGAGGAGAACATTGATGATGACACACTA AAAAGAGAGGTTCCGATGgaggagtgcaatagagatgaaCACACAGAGGAGGTGGAAGCAGAGgtgggaggagaaacaggagaggaagCAGCAGAAGAGGCCGCAGAAGAGAAGGTGGCAGAGGAGAAGGAGGCAGTCAAAGACACAGAGGAATCCTTAGAGAACACT AAGGCCCCCGTGAAGGAGGAAGAAGCCCAG gaggaagcagaggatgaagaggcTAAG GGAGAAGATGATCAGCCGGTTTCTGAG GAGGAAGAAGAGCTGCGACAGCTTGAG
- the LOC112267161 gene encoding SH3 domain-binding glutamic acid-rich protein isoform X19: MVIKVFLASSSGSTAIKKKQQDVLGFLEALKVDYAPLDIACNEDNRMWMRENVPVEKKPTNGIPLPPQIFNEESYCGDYETFFDAKEDNAVYAFLGLPPPPGSKEAKEAYLLENGPVENGTIVNGTDDAEDEENLEAEEENIDDDTLKREVPMEECNRDEHTEEVEAEVGGETGEEAAEEAAEEKVAEEKEAVKDTEESLENTKAPVKEEEAQEEAEDEEAKGEDDQPVSEEEEDE, translated from the exons ATCAAAAAGAAGCAACAGGATGTGCTTGGGTTCCTGGAGGCCCTGAAAGTGGACTACGCTCCATTGGACATTGCCTGCAATGAGGACAACCGCATGTGGATGAGGGAAAATGTCCCTGTGGAGAAAAAGCCCACCAACGGGATCCCTCTACCCCCTCAGATCTTCAACGAAGAGAGCTACTGTGGG GACTACGAGACATTCTTTGATGCTAAAGAAGACAATGCGGTATATGCCTTCCTGGGTCTGCCACCTCCTCCAGGTTCCAAG GAAGCGAAAGAGGCATATCTCCTTGAAAATGGGCCTGTTGAGAATGGAACCATTGTAAATGGAACTGATGATGCTGAGGATGAAGAGAACCTTGAAGCTGAGGAGGAGAACATTGATGATGACACACTA AAAAGAGAGGTTCCGATGgaggagtgcaatagagatgaaCACACAGAGGAGGTGGAAGCAGAGgtgggaggagaaacaggagaggaagCAGCAGAAGAGGCCGCAGAAGAGAAGGTGGCAGAGGAGAAGGAGGCAGTCAAAGACACAGAGGAATCCTTAGAGAACACT AAGGCCCCCGTGAAGGAGGAAGAAGCCCAG gaggaagcagaggatgaagaggcTAAG GGAGAAGATGATCAGCCGGTTTCTGAG
- the LOC112267161 gene encoding SH3 domain-binding glutamic acid-rich protein isoform X21, whose product MVIKVFLASSSGSTAIKKKQQDVLGFLEALKVDYAPLDIACNEDNRMWMRENVPVEKKPTNGIPLPPQIFNEESYCGDYETFFDAKEDNAVYAFLGLPPPPGSKEAKEAYLLENGPVENGTIVNGTDDAEDEENLEAEEENIDDDTLKREVPMEECNRDEHTEEVEAEVGGETGEEAAEEAAEEKVAEEKEAVKDTEESLENTKAPVKEEEAQEEAEDEEAKEEEDE is encoded by the exons ATCAAAAAGAAGCAACAGGATGTGCTTGGGTTCCTGGAGGCCCTGAAAGTGGACTACGCTCCATTGGACATTGCCTGCAATGAGGACAACCGCATGTGGATGAGGGAAAATGTCCCTGTGGAGAAAAAGCCCACCAACGGGATCCCTCTACCCCCTCAGATCTTCAACGAAGAGAGCTACTGTGGG GACTACGAGACATTCTTTGATGCTAAAGAAGACAATGCGGTATATGCCTTCCTGGGTCTGCCACCTCCTCCAGGTTCCAAG GAAGCGAAAGAGGCATATCTCCTTGAAAATGGGCCTGTTGAGAATGGAACCATTGTAAATGGAACTGATGATGCTGAGGATGAAGAGAACCTTGAAGCTGAGGAGGAGAACATTGATGATGACACACTA AAAAGAGAGGTTCCGATGgaggagtgcaatagagatgaaCACACAGAGGAGGTGGAAGCAGAGgtgggaggagaaacaggagaggaagCAGCAGAAGAGGCCGCAGAAGAGAAGGTGGCAGAGGAGAAGGAGGCAGTCAAAGACACAGAGGAATCCTTAGAGAACACT AAGGCCCCCGTGAAGGAGGAAGAAGCCCAG gaggaagcagaggatgaagaggcTAAG
- the LOC112267161 gene encoding SH3 domain-binding glutamic acid-rich protein isoform X18 yields MVIKVFLASSSGSTAIKKKQQDVLGFLEALKVDYAPLDIACNEDNRMWMRENVPVEKKPTNGIPLPPQIFNEESYCGDYETFFDAKEDNAVYAFLGLPPPPGSKEAKEAYLLENGPVENGTIVNGTDDAEDEENLEAEEENIDDDTLKREVPMEECNRDEHTEEVEAEVGGETGEEAAEEAAEEKVAEEKEAVKDTEESLENTAPVKEEEAQEEAEDEEAKGEDDQPVSEQEEEDE; encoded by the exons ATCAAAAAGAAGCAACAGGATGTGCTTGGGTTCCTGGAGGCCCTGAAAGTGGACTACGCTCCATTGGACATTGCCTGCAATGAGGACAACCGCATGTGGATGAGGGAAAATGTCCCTGTGGAGAAAAAGCCCACCAACGGGATCCCTCTACCCCCTCAGATCTTCAACGAAGAGAGCTACTGTGGG GACTACGAGACATTCTTTGATGCTAAAGAAGACAATGCGGTATATGCCTTCCTGGGTCTGCCACCTCCTCCAGGTTCCAAG GAAGCGAAAGAGGCATATCTCCTTGAAAATGGGCCTGTTGAGAATGGAACCATTGTAAATGGAACTGATGATGCTGAGGATGAAGAGAACCTTGAAGCTGAGGAGGAGAACATTGATGATGACACACTA AAAAGAGAGGTTCCGATGgaggagtgcaatagagatgaaCACACAGAGGAGGTGGAAGCAGAGgtgggaggagaaacaggagaggaagCAGCAGAAGAGGCCGCAGAAGAGAAGGTGGCAGAGGAGAAGGAGGCAGTCAAAGACACAGAGGAATCCTTAGAGAACACT GCCCCCGTGAAGGAGGAAGAAGCCCAG gaggaagcagaggatgaagaggcTAAG GGAGAAGATGATCAGCCGGTTTCTGAG